The Desulfuromonas sp. DNA segment GGTTTCGCCTTCCAGCGATAATCCCTTATCTTCAATTTCATCCAGTTTGATAGTGAGCAAAACGCGCTCCGGTACTACGTTATCGAAGTCGGCTAGTATAAAGATTGCCCTATTATTGTCAAGGGAAATAAACCATCCGCCAGACCCTTCGACAGCATGACTTTATTAGCCCAAACATCATGAATTTGCAAGATAATTTTTCTTAATAACTATTGATCTTTATTGTTAATTTGCCTATAAGGATTGCCATCCACACATGTCCCCCTGAAAGGAACTGTCAAGCTCATGTCATTGCCGGAAGAACCGATTGCCAGACTGCGTTTTATAATGTCACATCTCAGGTCTGCTCATGGATGCCCATGGGATCAAGCGCAAACACCCGTAACCCTCAAACCTTATCTCCTTGAAGAGGTTCACGAACTTCTGGATGCATTAAACGGGGGCGACGAAGAAGAAATCAGGGATGAACTGGGTGATTTATTGCTGCAGGTCGTTTTTCTTACCGAGATATTCAATGAAAAAGAATCCTTCAATCTTGATGATGTCGCAACATCGATCTGCAACAAACTGATCAGACGACACCCGCATGTTTTCGAAAACACCTCAGAAAACGATAATGTTGATCTCGATCGCCAATGGGAAACAATCAAGAATTCGGAACAGAGAAGACCGGTGAATACACGGCTCGGCAATCCCCTGCCACCCATGCCGGCCCTTCTGGCGGCGCAAAAGATGACGCAGAAAGCAGCGCGTACAGGTTTTGACTGGTCGCAACATGAAGCAGTCATCGACCAGCTTGAAGAAGAAATCACAGAACTCAAAGAGGCTCTTGCGGCAAA contains these protein-coding regions:
- a CDS encoding nucleoside triphosphate pyrophosphohydrolase — translated: MSLPEEPIARLRFIMSHLRSAHGCPWDQAQTPVTLKPYLLEEVHELLDALNGGDEEEIRDELGDLLLQVVFLTEIFNEKESFNLDDVATSICNKLIRRHPHVFENTSENDNVDLDRQWETIKNSEQRRPVNTRLGNPLPPMPALLAAQKMTQKAARTGFDWSQHEAVIDQLEEEITELKEALAANERDHAIHEFGDILLTVVNLGRQLDIDAETTLQQTMNRFRSRFIRMEELIAADHLDIYSIDLDCMNGYWQQAKKDEQAD